Below is a genomic region from Spirosoma radiotolerans.
GATACCGCCGGTTGCCAGGCGGCTCACACGGCGATCATTACGGCTACGGCTGATGCAGCCCCCACCATTCGTGGTGTCCAAACAACACCACCGGGCTGCGCCAGCGCCACGGGTGAAGTAAGCGTTGTGGCCGTGGGTGGCAGCGGTCCGTTAACATATTCGATCGATAACGGCGGTACTTTTCAGTCCAGCCCGGTTTTTTCCAAACTAGCCGGGGGAGGCTATACAGTGCGAGTGCGCGATGCGAATGGGTGTGAAGTGGATAAGGCCGTCACCCTACCAATAGGCAATACATTAGACGTAAACAGCCTGATTAGTGTGCCTACCACCTGTGGGCAGGCCAATGGGCAAGTGTCCATAACAACGTCGGGCGGCCGAAAGCCTGTACTATATAGTATAGACAATCGTCCATTTCAGGCTACTGCGCTATTCACAAATCTGCCAGCAGGTACTTATTCCCTGTTGGCTAAAGACAGTGTGGGCTGCACCGTGAGCCAGTCTGTAACCGTAGCCGCCAGCACAGGCCCCCAACCCGGTGCTATTCAAACGACCGCTTCAACCTGTGGAGAGCAGAATGGCGCTATCCGGATAGCGCCGGGTGCATCAACCGCAAACCTGATGTTTTCCCTTGATGGGCAACCATTCCAGAAAAACAGCGATTTTAACGGACTAAAAGCAGGCACGTATTCGCTTATTGTAAGGGACGACAACAGTTGTGTGATTAGCCGATCTATCCAGATTGTGCTCGATTGTGCCAGTGTCCTTCACCTGCCAACGGCTTTTTCGCCCAATCATGACTCAATGAACGATGCCCTGACCGTTTATTTTTCGTTTCCATCCATTACCGTCACCACCTTCATTGTTTATGACCGTTGGGGTACAGTCCTGTATAATCGTGCTAATTTTGCAATCTCCAGTGGAGAGCCGCTCTGGGATGGTCAACTAAATGGGCAGGCAGTGCCGGCCGGTATGTATGCGTACCGGCTCGATTGCCAGTTTCCGGATGGAACCCCCATGACATATCGCCAGTCGGTAGCCCTTTTATACTGATTGTTTATGAAATTTCTGATTGTTGGTCTGGGCAACATTGGCCCTGAATACGCCCTTACCCGGCACAACGCTGGTTTTATGGTGCTCGACCGGCTGGCGGCACAGCACGATTTTAGCTTCACGATGACCCGGCTGGCTTACACGGCCAAGTGGCAACACAAAGGCAAGCAATTATTTTTCGTCAAACCCACCACGTTTATGAACCTCAGCGGAAAGGCCGTGCTGTATTATATGAAGCAGGAGAATATTCCGGTTGAGAATGTGCTGATTATCACGGACGATAAAGATTTGCCGTTTGGCAAACTGCGGCTAAAGCCTAAAGGATCGCCGGGCGGACACAATGGCCTGCGGAACATTGACGAGTTACTGGGTACGCAGGAATACGCCCGACTTCGGGTAGGAATTGGCAATAATTTCTCGAAAGGACGGCAGGTTGATTTTGTGTTAGGAGCGTTTCCGGAAGATGAATTGATCCAATTACCCGATTATTTGGACCGCGCTGGGAGTGCTGCACTCGCTTTTTGTACTATGGGAATACAAATGGCCATGAATAATTACAACCAATGATATAACTATTTAAAGAAAATTGCATTTTTCTTAAATAGTATAAACTCATACTCTTTTATCTTAATATTAAAATTTTATTTGGTTTGTTTTGATTTTGTTTTAGCAGTTGACGATTAAAGTCAATAATGCGGCATAAAGTTCGGAAGAAAATTTTGTAGAGGACATAACGGGCGTTTGCACTTTCAAACTTTCTATAGACCTTTGTGCGTTATCTAATCGAAAACAAAATAGAACAAAACAATGAAATCGCGTGTTATCTTTGCATCAGTAGTTCTTGGATTAGGATTAGTGATTACTCAGGCAAACGCGGCTACCACCACCAACACTGATGATAGCCCGGCAGCCACCAAGCCGGCAAGTGCTATGCTTGTCAATGGTTCACAAGTGCAGTTTGCTGCATACATTGGACAAAACGTTGGCAAGTTTGCGCAAACTACCAATTGGACAAACTTTATGAGCGTTGTCACTTTGTACAACCAAAGCCCAGCGGCCGTTCTGAACATCAGTCCTGCCGACCGCGCTAAGTTCAACGAAGCAGCCGCTCAAGTAACGAATACACTGGCCAAGCAAAAAGATGCGAACGCCAGTCTGTGGATGCACCAGGCCGATCACACAACACGCATGATTAATTTCCTTTGGAATGCCAATCAATCTGCTGTTGAAGCCATTGACATTCAGTAAGATAAACCAACCCTTGATTTCTCGGGGATTTGGAACAGAAAAGAGTAAAAGTTAGTTTTTCATGTAGAAAAGGTTAAGGGTTTAGGAATAGTCAGTATAAGGTTCTCCGCTTCGATCGGGGAACCTTATCTTTTTTTAGGGCAATTATGTTGGTTAATCGGCAGGCTGTTGTTCCTCCGCTTTGGGCACAATTACCTGCAATGCTCCAGGCCGGATAACGGCTTTCAGATTAGTAATACGCCCCCTATATTCGCCATCGACCTGAAAGTAGGCCCGTCTGTGGGTTTCGATCTCCACCGAAGTCGCTGGATAGATCTCTATTTTTTTAGGATCGAAGGGTCGATACCGCCAGAAAAGTTTGATAATTTCCCAAAATGATAATTGGCGGAAAATAACTACCTCAAAGCGCCCGTCGAAAGGATCACCATCGGGGTTGATAACGGCTCCGGTGCCATACATCCGCGCGTTGGCCAGCACCACCATAAAGGCCGCCCGCTGAACACACTCCTCGCCAACCGTGATGGATACCCGAAGCAATCGCCGTTTTTGTAGCACTCTGATAACCCCCCGGAGGTAACCCAGCTTACCACGCAGGTTGTTTTTTTCGTAATAGCGAACGAGTTGGGCATTCAGACCAATATCGCTCAAGTGCAGGCAGATGTCGTTTTCGTTGACCGTAATAATGTCGGTGGCCTTAGGCATACCGTCGATTAGCAGGCTGAGGCTGCCCTTGATATCGGGTGGAATGCCTAATTCGCGGGCCATTCCATTGGCCGATCCTGCCGGTAATACGCCCAGCGGTATATCGCTGCCCAGCAGAACAGTCGCTACGATTTTTAGGGTGCCGTCTCCCCCAACGGCTACTACACAGTCGGGTTTATGCTGATCAATCTGCTGGCGAATGGTAGTCTCGTCTGTTTTCCCGTCGAGATGAAACTGGTGGCAGGTGTGGGGTAAGTCGGCAAAGAAATCCGTGATGCCCTCTTCCCAGACTGTTTTGTCCGTTCCTCCCGATACCGGGTTAATGGCAAATAAAAATGTCAACTTCTAGGTTAATTTAAGGTTATAAAAGGGCGGCTATTGCTTGAACGTTATGGACACTGTGCAATTCCCTTTTGGGTATAAACAAAAAATAAGCCTAAAGGGTAGATTAAAACACTATTTATTAACATTGCTCCGGGTCACAGACCAACCGGTCGTTAAAGTGTACAGAGGTTTCGGGAACGATAAACACCTCACCGTCTACGGCCATGTCTTCCGGCGAAGCGCAATGCCGCGCCAAAAATACCGGGACATTGACTTCATTAATCTTTTGGCTGTATTGCGGTTGTTTTTGGTGCGTCCTTATCCGAATACCTTAGTTCGGCTATACGTAGAAGACCAGACCGTACAGGTTATATCGGACGCCGACGGGTGTTTTCAAGCCGACATACCACTGCCAGTGCCACTGCCCCCTGGCTGGCATTCCGTTCGGGCGCAACTCATTTCCCAAACGTTGACGCCCGAAACCGTACTCGCCGAGGGTGAGGGGCAGGTTTTATTACCGCATCCATCCCAATTCATGTGCATTTCTGACATTGATGATACCTTCCTGGTTTCGCATTCGGCCACAATAGCGAAACGGTTGCTGGTACTATTGACCGAAAATGCTCATAGTCGAATGCCGTTCGAAGGCGTGGTGGCTCATTATCAACTGCTTGCCGGAGCGAATAATGGTTTGCATGCGTCGAACCCGTTTTTTTATGTGTCGAGCAGCGAATGGAATTTATACGACTACATTCTGGAGTTTTCACAGAAAAATGGTCTGCCCGAAGGTGTCTATCGCCTGAGTCCGCTCAAACGATTGTCGCAGGTACTAAAAACAGGGAAGGGAAAGCACCATACAAAGTTTGATCGAATTGCGCAGATTCTGGAAACCTATCCCGACCAACAGTTTGTATTACTTGGCGACGATTCGCAGCAGGATCCGATTATTTATGAGTCTGTTGTTCAGCGTTATACGCAGCAAATACGCTGTGTTTATATCCGTCAGATTCATGCGAAGCACAAAGGCCGAACGATAGCGTTGATGGCCCGTATCGAGGCAAAGGGAGTAGCTTCGTGTTACTTTGCTCATAGTGCCGACGCCCGGCAACATTCCCTCAAAATTGGTCTTATAGACCGTTAACGTATTAATTACATACGTGCCCTGGTAGTCATAAAGTCAAGCTTACAAGTATAGTGTTAATGCAACAACTGCTTGCAGGTATACTGCGTCTTTTGTAAAATATATGACATATGATGTATTTGTTTGTAATATGTGTATATTCAACTGGTAAATCATCGTATCCTTCAATACTTATCCATAGTATATAATAAGCTTTTGTTGTATATAATATGTTTTCTTATATTATTACATAGTAAATTGGAGTTATATATAAGTTCGCATACATGAAGTAGTTCGCCGGTTTTAGTTTTGTTACTTAAGTTCTTGACTTTACTCTGCGGGTACTCCATCGAATGTGTAAACGTAGAAAAAACAATTATCAGCAAGTGCCAGAGCACTTTTGCCCAAATCTATTTCTTTATCCATAGCTTGATTAGTGTTTCACTAGTAAATTCTACTGTCTATGAATGTGGATCAGTTCAATCGGTTAACCATCTCCGAACAGGTAGTTCTTATTCCCCTCAAAGGCCGCTTTGTTGCTGAACGGCAATTCAAAAATCAACTAGTTAAACTGTATCATTGGGGTAATATCTTTCTGGAAATTTACTACCGGTGGCCGGCTTCACGACGTAAAGGAGCCAACTGGGAACCCTTTCGGGTAAATAGCTTTGCCGACAGGACGGGTTGCTCGGGCCAATTGTTGCCTTATGTAGATCATATCAATCTGGAGAATATAAGGCCTTGAGTAAGCTACTTCATTCTGTATTTGTATTGACTGTACTTTCCAGGCTGAGTTCGAACTCAGCCTGGAGGATTAATGGTGCTAAATCAGCGTGATTTGGCATATTGGCTTCGGCTATCCAATGGAATCCGGCACGGGGTTAGTTATTGACAGACGTATAGCGAAATATGTCGCAAATTCCCCCTTTAATTGCCTGTATCAGCCCCCTGCAACGTCTACAGACCGTAGTAAATTTGTAAAGCCATACGCCGTCCGATCCTGACCTACCTGTCTTTGTGGGCACGATCACGGTTGGAAAGCGAGGCATGTTAAGGAGTTATTGCACCTCGACAGTTGGCGATCAAACTACCATCAAAGGCCATGAAAAAAACAAAAATTGTCTATTGGGTACTTACGGGTCTTTTTGCCTTTGCCATGTTAGGTTCAGCCATTCCCGATATTATGGTGGCTCCAATGGCTGTGCAGGGATTTAAAGAAATTGGCTATCCGGCTTATTTGGTTCCATTTCTGGGCGTTGCTAAGCTTCTGGGCGTCATTGCCTTACTCGTTCCGGGTTTTCCGCGCGTTAAGGAATGGGCGTATGCTGGTCTGTTTTTCGATTTGCTGGGTGCTGCCTATTCCGTTTATAGTATCGGCAAACCACTCACCGACTGGATACCGATGTTAGTTTTATTACTGATTGGGGCTGGCTCGTATAGGTTCTACCACAAAAAGAATCAACTACAGCCTGTGTCTGCTATCTGAGTGGTTAGCTAGACCATTTTTCGAATGGCCCAAAGTCCCAGAAGCGGACCCGGAAGCAACATATAAAACAGCCAGCCAGACATACCGGCATGGGTCACTAACCAAGACATGAGTTGAATTGAGATCACGGTTAGCAGAAAGCCAACACAGGTAACAAGGGTTAGAATGCTTCCTCGATTCTCGACTGTGGTATGGCTGGCAACCAGCGTTGAAAACTGAGGAGAGTCACCAGCCGCAGCCGCTCCCCATACCAGCAAGAATAAGCCAAGCGCCGAGGGGGTTAATGACAACGCCCACGGCGTCAGAACAATGCAAACGCCCGACGTAAGTAATAAATACCGGGCTACCCGCGCACTGCCAATGCGTGACGCCAGAAACCCGCCAGCTCCGCATCCTACAGCACCCGCAGCTATAGCGCCAAATGCCCATAACGAATTCGTTAGCTCTACTTCAGGATGTTGCTGTCGGTAGTAACTAATTAGAGCTGGCAAATAAGCCCACAGCGTGTATAGCTCCCACATGTGCCCAAAATACCCCAGCATAGCTGGTCGGAAGGAGGAAGGTTGTCCCAGTACGAGCAGTGTTTGAAATCGAAAAAAAATTCCACCACTACGCACGGGACTGGCAGGTACTGTTAACCCCATCAAAATGCCACCACTTATGGCTAATAAACTTACCGACAGCGTTACTGCACGATACGGTAAATGCGTGCCTAATTCCTGTAGCAAATAAGGAAAGGCAGTTCCAAGCACCAATGCGCCAACCAGAAAGCCCATCGCCTGTCCCAACCCGGCTTTAAATCGCTCGGCAGCAATCTTCATCCCAACGGGATAAACACCCGCCAGAAAGAAACCCGTCAGGAATCGGCTAATCAGGATCGTTTCCGCTTTTATCGGGAAAAACAGCCAGACTAAGTTAACTAGCGCGGCAAGAATCACAGACGTTAGAAAAACAGAGGTAGAACGAAGGCGGTCCGGGATAGCCAGGAGTGCATAAACCAGCGTGCCAGTGATAAAGCCAATTTGAACGGATGAGGTAATCCAGCTAGTAAGTCCGGTTGTCTTCAGCCAGGGTTGAAGTTCAGGTAAAACGGCATTACCGGCAAACCAGAGTGATGTACCGGCAAATTGAGCAAAGATAATAACCAGTAATTGGCCATGCAGGCGCGGAGAAGGGGGCATGCCCAAAGATAAGTAGTGAAACTGGTCCGACTGGTGTTGTTTTTCTATGCGGCCTGGTTGACAGAATAGTAAACCAGTTCCGATAGTCATTTACAGTCATTCAACTCTTTCATTATCAATTCAATCAGCCGGTACAACGGTCCATATAATCGGGTTAATGAACTTCTCCATAAAGCAGAAAAGACCAGCGTTCGCGCTGGTCTTTTCTGCTTTATGGAGAACACAGGAACACTGAGCTCCACCCCGATATTCTCAAGCCTTTACTTGATCTTCGCGCCCAGATACTCCCGGTTCAGTCGGGTTATATTTTCCAGTGATACCGAAGCGGGGCACTCGACAGCGCAGGCACCTGTAAACGAACAAGCGCCAAATCCTTCGGAATCCATTTGAGCAACCATGCGTTCAGCCCGCTGCCGACGTTCGGCCTGACCCTGCGGAAGCAACGCAAAACGCGATACCTGAGCGCCTACAAACAACATAGCCGATGCATTCTTGCAGGAAGCTACGCAGGCTCCACAGGCAATACATGCGGCTGCATCCATGGTCGTCTCCTGAATGTCGCGGGAAACCAGAATTTCATTGGCTTCAGGTGCCGATCCCGTATTGACCGAGATATAGCCCCCGGCCTGCACGATCCGGTCAAAGGCCGATCGGTCGGTCGATAAGTCCTTGACAATAGGAAATCCCCGCGCCCGCCAGGGTTCAACCACAATGGTGTCGCCATCATTGAAGCTTCGCATGTACAATTGACAGACAGCCGCTCCCGTTTGGGGACCGTGTGGCCGCCCATTAACGTACATAGCGCAGGAGCCACAGATGCCCTCGCGGCAGTCGTGATCGAAGGCAATTATCTGTTCCCCTTTGTGCGTCAACTGGCCGTTGAGGATATCGAACATTTCCAGAAAAGACATATCCGGGTCAATGTCGGCCATTTTGTATTCTACTAATTTACCGGGTGTGCTGGCATTCTTCTGCCGCCAGATTTTTAGCGTGACATTCATGCGATTGATAAGCGACTAATAGTTATACCTTTCCTTTATAATCCCAATGATCTTTAACGACAACTCCATTAGCGTCTTTAAGTAGTCGGCGGGAGAACTGATCCCCTTTTATAATGCCTCGCTCGTCGGCGTTGCCGATAAACAGAAGGATTGGGTTGCCTTCTTCATCGGTCTTTGTCGCTACGTCGTATCGGCCAAACCTGAAGGCGATCATCCGGGATGGTTCGTACTTTTTGTTCAGATGCTTGAGCAGCCGTTCGCCTATTTTCATGAGGTATGGATTTATGCCTGGCTGTAGGAACAAATTAGACTAACCCCGTTGCCGTTTATGTGTATACCCCACAGTCGGCTTCTTTTTGCGACTCAGTAAGGCTATCACGGCTGTGGTAACAGCCACACCAACCAGCACATTCTGTACGAGGCCTTTACGGTTGTATTTCCAGTCCGCTTTCCAGCCCTTTTCGGCAAAAATGTTAGGAATATGCCCTTGCTTCAGGTCATCCACGATTCCCTCCACCACGTTGATTCGGTCGGCGAGGAGCAACGGGAGCCAGTGGCCGTATTCAGACTCACTGAAGGTAAACGCGTACCGGCGCAGTGCCCCGCTCAGCCCAGAAGGGGGCGAGGATGTACCAAAAACAGCCGTTAACGTGGGGCGTTCGTTGGAGTGAAGCACTTCTACCGTCGCTGGCTGTAGCGGTGGTCGTTCCCAGTTCAACCGCTCGTGGTCATCGCCGGTATAGTGTTTCATGGGGTAGGTCGGCTCGTTGTTCGGGTCGGCATCGATTCCCCAGCCATTTATGTGCGAATAATCGCCTGTTGTTTGTTCAACTATCGGAGTTGGTTCCATAATGCGTTTCTTATTGTCTGGCGGAGGGGGGAATCAGAATCGGTTTGATGCAGTTGTCCAGTTTGGCCGAAAAAATGTGGTACGCGTCAGCTACTTCTTCCAGAGGGACCCGATGCGTAATGATTTCTTTCGGATTTAAACGCCCTGCCTGAATATGGTCGATGAGCCTGGGTAACAGGCGTTTTACCGAAGCCTGGTTGGCCCGAATCGTGATGCCTTTGTTAACGACATTGCCAATAGGCACCAGGTTATCCGTAGGTCCATAGACACCTACAATGGAGACAATACCGCCTTTTTTGACGGAATTGATGGCCCAGTGGAGCGCCGTAGCCGACCCCGCCTGAAGCAATAATTTCTTGCCGGTAATGGTTTGAAGCGCGCTGCCAGATGCATCACCCCCAACGGCGTCGATGCATACATCAGCTCCAAACCAGTCGGTGGTTTGTTTGATAAACAGAACCGGATCTTTCATCGACCGAAAGTTATATGCTTCGCACTGAGCGTACTTGCGAACGAAGTCAAGCCGGTATTCGAGGTGGTCGATAACGATGACACGTCCCGCGCCAAATAGCCAGGCGCATTTGGCCGCCAGAATGCCCACAGGACCAGCGCCGAAAACGACTACCGTATCGCCTTGTTTGATTCCGCCCATTTCGGCCGCCTGATAGCCCGTTGGTACCACGTCGGTTAACAGAACCGCATCATCATGGTCCATCCAGTCGGGAATAACCGTTGGCCCTACATCGGCATACGGCACCCGAACAAATTCAGCTTGTCCGCCGTCATAGCCACCGGCCGTGTGTGAGTAACCAAATATGCCCCCTACGGCCGTCGCTTCTGGGTTCGATTCATGGCAATTGCCAAAGAGCCCTTGCTTACAGAAGGCACATTTTCCGCAGGCGACGTTGAAGGGCACGATGACGTTGTCGCCGATTTTCAGGTTCTGGACATCTGAACCGATCTCTTCAACGACCCCAATAAATTCGTGGCCGAAGGTCATGCCTACCCGAGTGTCCGGAACCAGGCCGTGATAGAGGTGTAAATCTGACCCGCAAATACACGAGCGGGTTACTCGAACAATGGCATCGCTGGGGTGTAAAATTTCAGGAATGGGTTTTTGAGCGGCCCGTACTCGAAACGGACCTCTATAGTTCATGGCTAGCATATAGCAAGTTTTTTATGTTGAATGACTCTTATACCTATTGGTTTCCGGAGCCTCCTGATGATGTGCCGCCCGTTTTACTGCCTTGTTTGGTGCTGCTCTGGCCCGCGTTTTTGCCACCTGATTTACTGCCTGTCATGCTCTTTCCCTTGGGCGAAGGAGATGACCCCGAGTTTGCTGATACACTAGCTGATGCAGAGCCTGTGCCTTTGGAGCTTGCCTTTTGTTCGGCGTCTTTGTTATACGGAACGCCCCGGCCCATTGTCTGGCTCGTGTTGGCCTGACGGGCGTTGTTCTGGAGGGATGAATTCTGGGTTCCTTTATTACTTCCTTTGTTATTACTGCCTGTGTTTCCACCTGCCTGAGCCCATACGCTCAGTGGCCCTACCAGTAGTGCCATGGTGAATACAATGCCTACCTTTTTCATACCATCTGTTGGTTTAAGAACGTGAAAGCCACGTTTTCTTAAAACCATTCGGTTCAGGTCAGGGTATAGTAAAGGAAGACAGAAGTAAGGTAACGGTCTTTGCTTAACTGGTAACTCAACTGGCCTATTTGGGCGTATAGGTAAGCTGAACGACGACGCCCTGACTACCGTCCTGGTTAGATCGGCGCCAGCCCAGAGCAAGGGGGAGGTGCTTCTGTAGATAGACCTCCACGCCGAGCACCAACTGGCCGTATTCATGGGTGCCGGTGGCCCAGTCACCCAGGAGGTGAACTTTCTCGTACCAGACACCGGCATCAATGCCCAGGTGCATCCCAACCGTTGAGCCTTCAGCCAGGTAGCGTTTATTCCCGGCATAGGCCCCAATAACGGCCTGGTAGTGCTCATCGTCGAGGCTGGCGCCCAGATTCGCGTAGCCCCAGCCCACCCAGGCGCTGCTATTCATTGTCGGAAATAAATTGAGACCCGTTTGCCCACCGAGGCCCAAGTGCAGGGTTTCGGTCAGATCAATTGTTCGTTGGGCGTTGATCAGTAATAAAGGTCCGTAGGGCATCTCCAGCGTCGTATCATTGCGCTGCCAGCTACGCTGTTGGGGCGAATAGTCGAGGTTATAAATATTCAGCCCGACTTCCCAATTGTGCCCCAGGCCATAATCGACCGTTGTCGACGACCGGATCTGCTCTCCGTTGATGTCGAGTTGCTGCTGGGCCAGGATTTTGCGGATTGGCGTGATGTCTGATGAAGGTACGCTGAAGATGGTTTGTTGCGCGAGGACCGTCAGAGTCCAGCTTACGCATACCCATAGAAGAAAAAGTTTTTTCATGTTGAGATAAAAATGGACATGTTACTATTCACCCGTTTCTGAATTCGGGGCGTCGACAGGTTTGGATTCGGGCGAACCTTTTTGCCGCAGAAAAATAGACAGCACGACAATAGACAGTACCGATAAGAATTCGCTTTGCCAGTTTTGCAGCGACTGAAACCAGAATTCACTGGTACCCAGAAACTGCCAGAGCGACAGGTGCTCGGGTTTGCCCATCAGTACCTGTTCTGCATTGTACTGCTTGACGCCACCAATGGCATGCAGGAAAAAAGACAGGCCAAAGAGAAGAAAAAAGGCAAGGCTGAGCGAATTCTTGTACAGAGTCAGTACCCAGCCGCCCTTCCGAACGGGCCACGGAGCGCCTTTCCGTGTGGGCGAAGGCTCCCGATCAACCTCTTCATCTTTATCCAGGCTTTTGGACTCAGACGAGCCCTTTTGACGAAGAGAAACGGTCAGAAGCACATATAATCCCATTTGTAGAAACTCACTCTCCCAGTTTTCGAAAACAGCTTCAATGCAGTGGCCGCTGGACAGGTAAGCACCGAACGTAAGGGGAGCTCGCCCGTAATCACTCAGTTCATTGTTAAACTCGTGCCAGCCCACAACGAGTTGGCCCGACAAGGTCAAAAGGGTAATAACGAGCAGAAGTATGGAAAGGCCATTTTCATACAGAAACTTTTTCATGCGTATAAAGGGTATGAATGGATACGGGTGTCGTGCTGTCGAGAAATTACGTCGACCAATCAGCTTAACTGAATCCCTTCCCCTTTGTTTTTACCCGGTTTTCAGGCAATGGCTCGGTTTTTTTAAACCTGCTTCTACAACGAAGCCCCGAGTGTTCGGGGCTTCGTTACTGATAAACAACTGAAGAAAACCGGTGGTAATCCGTTACCCTTTAGCTACTTCGTGGAGCGACTCGGCACCTACTAATTTTTTATAAAGAGTCAGGGCCTGAGCGACTACCTGGTCCATATTGTAATACCGGTACGTACCCAGTCGGCCTACAAAGTGAACACCGGTTTGCTCGTCGGCCAGCTCCTTATACTGACGATACAAGGCAGCATTTTCGGGGCGGGGGACCGGATAATACGGATCACCTTCGTCTTGTGGATACTCAAACGTAAGGCTGGTTTTCGGGTGTTCCTGCCCGGTTAATTTCTTATACTCGGTGATGCGGGTATAGGCATGGTCATTTGGATAGTTGACTACCGAAACGGGCTGATAATCAGGGGTGTCGAGCGTCTGGTGGTCGAACCGGAGTGACCGGTACGGAAGCTTACCAAAGCAGAAGTCGAAATACTCATCAACCGGCCCGGTATAAATCAGCTCATCGAACGACAATTGATCTTTTACCTCCTTAAAGTCGGTGCTCAGCATCTGGTGGATATTTGGATGATCGACCATCTTTTCGAACATCTTGGTGTATCCGTGGAGCGGCATGTACTGAAACTCATCCGTAAAATAGCGGTCATCCTGGTTAGTCCGAGTCGGGATCCGGGAGGTTACCATCTTGTCGAGTTCCGACGGATCAACGCCCCACTGCTTGCGCGTATAGCCCCGGAAAAATTTCTCGTATAGATCACGACCGACCTGGCTGACAACAACATCTTCGGATGTTCGAATCTCATCGACCTGTTCGCCAACGGTTTTAAAGTACTCGGCCAGTTCTTCCGACGTGAAGTTATAACCGTATAATTTATTAACGGTATCGAGGTTAATGGGAATGGGCAGCAGTTTCCCATCGACCGATGCCAGCACCCGGTGTTCGTAAGGACGCCATTCGGTAAACTGCGACAGGTACGAAAATACGTCGGGCGAGTTTGTGTGGAAGATGTGCGGGCCGTAAAGGTGAATCAGAATGCCGTCTTCGTTGGGACAGTCATAGGCGTTGCCGCCAATATGATGGCGTTTGTCGATAAGTAGAACTGTTTTTCCGGCCTGA
It encodes:
- a CDS encoding T9SS type B sorting domain-containing protein, with product MGIRNCTGLLCLLFFSYSLSSAQNVAGLWLGATYSSTTGKLLYDYTMMLTQTGNRLTGNTQTASSAGPFSRQATAILSGQLNGSTVAFTESNQDGSLNGNCYWRGTMTYNPVDESLIGTFENIVNGNYCSTAANGNVELYRIALKSGTTFCRNTPARLTVTGKNIRWYSSEAKTNLLATGNTYTPRLNETTTLYITQTLNQAESPAVPITVTITEPIFKFAITNAGCNKNNGAIQVIASNAINWQYSVNAGAFQSSASFTSLSPGSYTVVAKDTAGCQAAHTAIITATADAAPTIRGVQTTPPGCASATGEVSVVAVGGSGPLTYSIDNGGTFQSSPVFSKLAGGGYTVRVRDANGCEVDKAVTLPIGNTLDVNSLISVPTTCGQANGQVSITTSGGRKPVLYSIDNRPFQATALFTNLPAGTYSLLAKDSVGCTVSQSVTVAASTGPQPGAIQTTASTCGEQNGAIRIAPGASTANLMFSLDGQPFQKNSDFNGLKAGTYSLIVRDDNSCVISRSIQIVLDCASVLHLPTAFSPNHDSMNDALTVYFSFPSITVTTFIVYDRWGTVLYNRANFAISSGEPLWDGQLNGQAVPAGMYAYRLDCQFPDGTPMTYRQSVALLY
- the pth gene encoding aminoacyl-tRNA hydrolase; this encodes MKFLIVGLGNIGPEYALTRHNAGFMVLDRLAAQHDFSFTMTRLAYTAKWQHKGKQLFFVKPTTFMNLSGKAVLYYMKQENIPVENVLIITDDKDLPFGKLRLKPKGSPGGHNGLRNIDELLGTQEYARLRVGIGNNFSKGRQVDFVLGAFPEDELIQLPDYLDRAGSAALAFCTMGIQMAMNNYNQ
- a CDS encoding diacylglycerol/lipid kinase family protein, with the translated sequence MTFLFAINPVSGGTDKTVWEEGITDFFADLPHTCHQFHLDGKTDETTIRQQIDQHKPDCVVAVGGDGTLKIVATVLLGSDIPLGVLPAGSANGMARELGIPPDIKGSLSLLIDGMPKATDIITVNENDICLHLSDIGLNAQLVRYYEKNNLRGKLGYLRGVIRVLQKRRLLRVSITVGEECVQRAAFMVVLANARMYGTGAVINPDGDPFDGRFEVVIFRQLSFWEIIKLFWRYRPFDPKKIEIYPATSVEIETHRRAYFQVDGEYRGRITNLKAVIRPGALQVIVPKAEEQQPAD
- a CDS encoding App1 family protein, which produces MLRVTDQPVVKVYRGFGNDKHLTVYGHVFRRSAMPRQKYRDIDFINLLAVLRLFLVRPYPNTLVRLYVEDQTVQVISDADGCFQADIPLPVPLPPGWHSVRAQLISQTLTPETVLAEGEGQVLLPHPSQFMCISDIDDTFLVSHSATIAKRLLVLLTENAHSRMPFEGVVAHYQLLAGANNGLHASNPFFYVSSSEWNLYDYILEFSQKNGLPEGVYRLSPLKRLSQVLKTGKGKHHTKFDRIAQILETYPDQQFVLLGDDSQQDPIIYESVVQRYTQQIRCVYIRQIHAKHKGRTIALMARIEAKGVASCYFAHSADARQHSLKIGLIDR
- a CDS encoding DoxX family protein; protein product: MKKTKIVYWVLTGLFAFAMLGSAIPDIMVAPMAVQGFKEIGYPAYLVPFLGVAKLLGVIALLVPGFPRVKEWAYAGLFFDLLGAAYSVYSIGKPLTDWIPMLVLLLIGAGSYRFYHKKNQLQPVSAI
- a CDS encoding MFS transporter; the protein is MPPSPRLHGQLLVIIFAQFAGTSLWFAGNAVLPELQPWLKTTGLTSWITSSVQIGFITGTLVYALLAIPDRLRSTSVFLTSVILAALVNLVWLFFPIKAETILISRFLTGFFLAGVYPVGMKIAAERFKAGLGQAMGFLVGALVLGTAFPYLLQELGTHLPYRAVTLSVSLLAISGGILMGLTVPASPVRSGGIFFRFQTLLVLGQPSSFRPAMLGYFGHMWELYTLWAYLPALISYYRQQHPEVELTNSLWAFGAIAAGAVGCGAGGFLASRIGSARVARYLLLTSGVCIVLTPWALSLTPSALGLFLLVWGAAAAGDSPQFSTLVASHTTVENRGSILTLVTCVGFLLTVISIQLMSWLVTHAGMSGWLFYMLLPGPLLGLWAIRKMV
- a CDS encoding succinate dehydrogenase/fumarate reductase iron-sulfur subunit, encoding MNVTLKIWRQKNASTPGKLVEYKMADIDPDMSFLEMFDILNGQLTHKGEQIIAFDHDCREGICGSCAMYVNGRPHGPQTGAAVCQLYMRSFNDGDTIVVEPWRARGFPIVKDLSTDRSAFDRIVQAGGYISVNTGSAPEANEILVSRDIQETTMDAAACIACGACVASCKNASAMLFVGAQVSRFALLPQGQAERRQRAERMVAQMDSEGFGACSFTGACAVECPASVSLENITRLNREYLGAKIK